A window of Cellulomonas wangleii genomic DNA:
ATCTGCTGGGTCAGCTGCTCGGTCTCCGGGCCGGTGAAGCCCATCGCGACGAGCACGAGGTCCGCCGGGATGTCGCGCTCCGTGCCCGGGGTCGGCACGCGCCGACCGTCGGGCAGGTACTCGGTGGTCGCCAGGCGCAGTGCGCGCACGTGCCCGGTGTCGTCGCCGAGGAACGCGACGGTCGACGCCAGGTAGGCGCGCTCGCCACCCTCCTCGTGCGAGGACGAGACCTCGTACAGCACGGGGTCGGTGGGCCACGGCTGGTTCTCGGGCCGCTCGCTCGGCGGTCGCTTGCCGATCGCGAGCGTGGTGACGGAGGCCGCCCCCTGGCGTAGCGCGGTGCCGAGGCAGTCCGAGCCGGTGTCACCGCCGCCGATGATGACCACGTGCCTGCCCTCGGCGCTGATCGGGTCGGCGACGTCCTTGCCGGCGACGAGCGCGTTGGCCTGGTGCAGGTAGTCCATGGCGACGTGCACACCCTTGAGCTCGAGGCCCGGCACGTCGAGGCGCCGCGGCACCGTCGCACCGGTCGCCAGCACGATGGCGTCGTACCGCGCCTGGAGCTGGACCCACGTGACGTCCTTGCCGACCTCGACACCGGGCCGGAAGCGCGTGCCCTCGGCCCGCATCTGCTCCAGCCGCCGCTCGATGTGGATCTTCTCGAGCTTGAAGTCCGGCACGCCGTACCGCAGCAGGCCGCCGATCTCGTCGTCGCGCTCGTACACCGCGACCGTGTGGCCCGCACGGGTCAGCTGCTGCGCCGCCGCGAGACCGGCCGGGCCCGAGCCCACCACGGCCACCGTGTGCCCCGTGAGGCGCTGCGGCACCTGCGGCGTGACGAGCCCGCGGGCGAACGCCTCGTCGATGATCGAGACCTCGACGTTCTTGATCGTCACGGGCGGCTGGTTGATGCCCAGCACGCAGCTCGACTCGCACGGCGCCGGGCAGATCCGCCCCGTGAACTCCGGGAAGTTGTTGGTCGCGTGCAGCCGGTCGATCGCGTCGGACCACTGCCCGCGCCACACCAGGTCGTTCCACTCCGGGATGAGGTTGCCCAGCGGGCAGCCGTTGTGGCAGAACGGGATGCCGCAGTCCATGCAGCGCCCGGCCTGCTCCTTGAGGAACGGCTGCCCCTCCTCCAGGTGCGCGTGCACGTCCTTCCAGTCGCGCAGCCGCACCTCGACGGGGCGGTTCGGCGGGAGCTCGCGCTCCCGGATCTTCAGAAAGCCACGGGGGTCAGCCACGGGCCACCTCCAGGATCTTGTCCCACACGCCGGGGGCGCTCGGGTCGAGGCCGTCGGCCTCGGCCCGGGCCAGCGCGGTGCGGACGCGGGCGTACTCGGTGGGCAGCAGCCGGGTGAAGCGGGCGCGCGTGGTGTCCGGCTCCTCGAGCAGCTGGGCGGCGACCAGCGAACCGGTCTCCTCGGCGTAGGTGCGCAGCAGGTCCATGACCAGGGCGACGTCCTCGTCGTCGAGCGGGTCGAGCGCGAGCTCACCGCTGCGCACCGCCTCGACGTTGACGAGCTCCGGGTTCAGGTCGAGCACGTACGCGGTACCCCCGGACATCCCGGCGCCCAGGTTGCGGCCCGTCGGGCCGAGCACGAGCACGGTCCCGCCGGTCATGTACTCGCACGCGTGGTCCCCCACGCCCTCGACGACGAGCGTCGCACCCGAGTTGCGCACGCCGAACCGCTCACCGACCAGCCCGCGCAGCAGGATCTGCCCGCTCGTGGCGCCGTAGCCGATGACGTTGCCCGCGATGACGTTGTGCGGGCTCGACAGCGACGAGCTGCGGTCCGGGCGCACGACGACCCGCCCGCCCGACAGCCCCTTGCCGACGTAGTCGTTGGCGTCGCCGAACAGGCGCAGCGTGATGCCCCGGGGCAGGAAGGCGCCGAACGACTGGCCGGCGGAGCCGGTCAGCGTGACGTCGATGGTGTCCTCGGGCAGCCCCGCGCCCCCGTACCGCTTGGTGACCTCGTGCCCGAGCATGGTCCCGACGGTGCGGTTGACGTTGCGCACCGGCAGGTCGATGCGCACGGGCTCGGCACGCTCCAGCGCGTCCTGCGCCAGCGCGATGAGCTGGTTGTCCAGGGCACGCTCGAGACCGTGGTCCTGGGCCCTGGTGTGGGACAGCGCGGAGCCCGGCTTCGGCTGCGGAACGGCCAGCACGGGGCTCAGGTCGAGCCCCTCCGCCTTCCAGTGGTCGATCGCGTCGCGGGCGTCGAGCATCTCGACGCGTCCGACGGCCTCCTCGATGGAGCGGAACCCGAGGGCCGCGAGGTGCTCGCGCACCTCCTGCGCGATGAACTCGAAGAACGTGACGACGAACTCGGGCTTGCCGGTGAACCGGGCCCGCAGCTCGGGGTTCTGCGTCGCGACGCCCACCGGACAGGTGTCGAGGTGGCACACGCGCATCATGACGCAGCCCGAGACGACCAGCGGCGCGGTGGCGAACCCGAACTCCTCGGCGCCGAGCAGCGCGCCGACGACGACGTCGCGGCCCGTCTTGAGCTGCCCGTCGACCTGCACGACCACGCGGTCGCGCAGGTCGTTGAGGACGAGGGTCTGCTGCGTCTCCGCGAGCCCGATCTCCCACGGCGTCCCGGCGTGCTTCAGCGACGTCAGCGGGCTCGCGCCCGTGCCGCCGTCGTGCCCGGAGATCAGGACGACGTCGGAGTGCGCCTTGGCCACGCCGGCCGCCACCGTGCCGACGCCGAACTCGCTGACGAGCTTGGTGTGGATCCGCGCCGACGGGTTGGCGTTCTTGGCGTCGTGGATGAGCTGCGCCAGGTCCTCGATCGAGTAGATGTCGTGGTGCGGCGGCGGCGAGATGAGGCCGACGCCGGGCGTCGAGTGCCTGGTCCTCGCGACCCACGGGTACACCTTGTGCCCGGGCAGCTGACCGCCCTCCCCGGGCTTGGCACCCTGCGCGAGCTTGATCTGGATGTCGTCGGCGTTGGTGAGGTACTCGCTCGTCACGCCGAACCGGCCGGACGCGATCTGCTTGATGGCCGAGCGGCGTCGCGGGTCGTGCAGGCGGTCGGGGTCCTCGCCGCCCTCCCCCGTGTTCGACTTGCCGCCCAGCTGGTTCATCGCGATCGCGAGGGTCTCGTGCGCCTCGGCGGAGATCGAGCCGTAGGACATGGCGCCGGTGTTGAACCGCTTGACGATCTCGCTGACCGGCTCGACCTCGTCGACCGGGACCGGCGGCCGCGCACCCTCCTTGAACCGCAGCAGGCCACGCAGCGTCATGAGCCGCTCGGACTGCGCGTCGACCCGCGCGGTGTACTCGCGGAAGACGTCCATCTGCCGGGTGCGTGTGGAGTGCTGGAGCCGGAACACCGTCTCCGGGTCGAAGAGGTGCTCCTCGCCGCCGCGCCGCCACTGGTACTCGCCACCGACCGCGAGCCGCTGGTGCGCCTGCCGGTTGCCGCTCGCGGGGTACGCGTCGGCGTGACGCGCCGCGACCTCGGCCGCGATGACGTCCAGGCCGATGCCGCCGAGCCGGCTCGTCGTCCCGGTGAAGTACCGGTCGACGAGCGCGTGGGACAGGCCGATGGCCTCGAAGACCTGCGCGCCGCGGTACGACGCGATGGTCGAGATGCCCATCTTCGACATGACCTTCAGGACGCCCTTGCCGAGCGCCTTGATGAGGTTGGTCACCGCCTTCTCCGGGCTCACGCCCGGCAGGTACCCGCTGCGGGCCAGGTCCTCGACGGACTCCATCGCCAGGTACGGGTTGACCGCGGCGGCGCCGTAGCCGATGAGGAGCGCCACGTGGTGCACCTCGCGGACGTCGCCGGCCTCGACCACCAGGGAGATCTGCGTGCGGGTGTGCCGGCGCAGCGTGTGGTGGTGCACCGCGGACAGCAGCAGGAGCGACGGGATCGGTGCCAGGTCGGCGTCGGAGTTGCGGTCCGACAGCACCAGGAAGCTGACGCCGTCGGCGACCGCACGGTCGACCTCGGCGAAGATCTCCTCGAGCCGCTGCTCGAGCGCCGCCCCGCCGCCGTCGACGCGGTACAGCCCGCGGATCGTCGTGGCGCGGAAGCCCAGCGACGGCTGCTTGGCCACGTGCACGATCTTGGCGAGCTGGTCGTTGTCGATGACCGGGAACGGCAGCATGATCTTGCGCGCGTGCTCCGGCCCGTCGGCCAGCAGGTTGGGCTCCGGCCCGATCGCGCCGCCGATGGACGTCACCAGCTCCTCGCGGATCGCGTCGAGCGGCGGGTTCGTCACCTGGGCGAACATCTGCGTGAAGTAGTCGAACAGCAGGCGCGGGCGCTTGGAGAGCACCGCCACCGGCGTGTCCGAGCCCATGGCACCGAGCGGCTCGGCACCGGCGGCCGCCATCGGCGACAGGAGGATCTTCAGCTCCTCCTCGGTGTACCCGAACGCCCGCTGGCGGCGCCGGACCGACGCCGCCGAGTGCGCGATGTGGTCGCGGTCGGGCAGCTGCGAGAGGTGGACCGCGTTCTCCTTCACCCACTGGGCGTACGGCCGCTGCGCCGCGAGCTGGGCCATGACCTCGACGTCGGCGACGATCCGCCCCTGGCCGGTGTCGACGAGGAAGAACAGGCCGGGCTCGAGCCGCCCCTTGGCGACGATCGACGCGGGGTCGATGTCGAGGACGCCGGCCTCGGAGGCGCAGACCACGAGGCCGTCCTCGGTCACCCAGTACCGCCCGGGCCGCAGCCCGTTGCGGTCCTGCACGGCGCCGATCAGCGTGCCGTCGGTGAAGGTCATCGCGGCCGGGCCGTCCCACGGCTCCATCAGGGTCGAGTGGTACTCGAAGAACGCGCGGGTCGCCGGGTCCATCTGCGCGTGGTTCTCCCACGGCTCCGGGATCATCATCATCACCGCGTGCGGCAGCGAGCGCCCCGACAGGTGCAGCAGCTCGAGGACCTCGTCGAAGCTGCCGGAGTCCGAGCCGCCCGGCGTGCAGACCGGCAGCAGCGGGGCGAGGTCGCCCAGCAGGTCCGACGAGAGCATGCCCTCGCGCGCGGCCATCCAGTTGCGGTTGCCGCGCACCGTGTTGATCTCACCGTTGTGCGCGACCATCCGGAACGGCTGCGCGAGCGGCCACGACGGGAAGGTGTTGGTGGAGAACCGCGAGTGGACCAGCGCGATCTCCGAGGCGTACCGCGGGTCGGACAGGTCGGCGAAGAACGGCTCGAGCTGCCCCGTGGTGAGCATGCCCTTGTACGTGATGGTCCGGGCCGACAGCGACGCGAAGTACACGCCGTGCTCCCGCTCGGCGCGCTTGCGCAGGCGGTAGGCGCGACGGTCCAGGGCGATCCCCGACAGCTCGCGCGACGGGTCCGCCACGACCAGCTGGCGGAACACGGGCATCGAGGCACGGGCCGTCGGACCGACGAGGTCGGCGGTGACGACGACGTCACGCCACGCCAGGACCTCGAGCTTCTCCTCGGCGGCGACGGACTCGACCGCCGCCACCGCGCGCGCCCGCTCCGCCTCGTCGACGGGCAGGAAGGCCATGCCGATCGCGTAGTAGCCCGCTGCGGGCAGCTCGGCGTCGACCACGTCGCGCAGGAACGCGTCCGGGATCTGGGTGAGGATGCCGGCGCCGTCACCGCTGTCCTCCTCGGCACCGACCGCACCGCGGTGGTCGAGGTTGAGCAGCGCGGTCAGGCCGGCGTCGACGATGTCACGCCCGGGTGTGCCGCGCAGCGTCGCGACGAAGGCGAAACCGCACGCGTCGTGCTCGGCGGCCGGGTCGTAGAGCGCGTGCCGGGTCGGCGCCTGGGCGGTGCCGGGGCTCTCGGGCGACGTCGACATCAGCACCGTCCTCAGTCCCCGGAGGGACCGGGGTGTCGCACGAACATGGGGGGTACCGGGACGTCGTCGGCCCGTGCAGTGAGGCGACGATACCGCCCGGGCGGCGGTCGCGATGACCGCGCCGGACGACATCACGTCCGACGCACCCGGTGTCACCGGGTGCCGTGGGGGGTGTTCGCCTCGTCGTCCTGCCGCGTGGGGGGTGTGAGCAGGAGGGTCGTGTCGCGTCCTGGATGCCGACGCCCGACCACCACGAACGCTACCAGCGCCACCAGGCCGAGCAGGATCGACGTCCAGACGTTGAGCCGCAGCCCCAGCACCGTCTCGGCCGGGTCGATGCGCAGCAGCTCGATCCACAGGCGCCCCGCGGTGTACAGCAGCACGTAGAGCCAGAAGACCCGCCCGTGACCCAGCCGCAGCCGGCGGTCCAGGAGGATCAGCAGCGCCGCGGCACCGAAGTTCCACAGCATCTCGTACAGGAACGTCGGGTGGAACAGCGTGCCGGGGTCGTACCCGGCCGGCAGGTGCGCGTCGTCGATGCGCAGCCCCCACGGCAGGGTCGTCGGACCGCCGAACAGCTCCTGGTTGAACCAGTTGCCGAGCCGGCCGATGCCCTGGGCGACCAGGAGCCCCGGCGCGACCGCGTCGGCGAACGGTGCGAGGCGCACACCGTGGCGTCGGCACCCGATCCACGCACCGACCGCCCCGAGGGCCACGGCCCCCCAGATGCCGAGCCCGCCCTGCCAGATGGCGAACGCCCGCCACGGGTCGCCGCCGGGGCCGAAGTACGCGTCGGGCGAGCTGATGACGTGGTAGACGCGACCGCCCACGATCCCGAAGGGCACCGCCCAGTACACGATGTCGAGGACCGTCTCGGGGTCACCGCCGCGGGCCCTCCAGCGGCGCTGGGTCATGACCGTGGCCACGACGATGCCCAGCAGGATGGCGACCGCGTACGCGCGCAGCGGGAACGGCCCCAGGTGCCACACGCTCTGCCCCGGGCTCGGGACCGAGAGCGGCAGCACCGTCATCGCGGGGTCCGGTGCGCCGAGCGCACACCTTCCGCGAGCCCGTGCACGACGCCCGCGAGGGCGTCCAGCCCGGCGGCCTCGTCCGGCGCGTCGAGCAGCGAGCGCACGAGCGCCGACCCGACGATCACGCCGTCCGCGTAGCCGGCCACCTGCGCCGCCTGCTCCGGGCGGGACACCCCGAGCCCCACGCACACGCGCGCGGCGCCCGCGGCGCGGGTGTCCGCGACGAGCTGCTCCGCACGCTCCCCCACGGTCGCGCGCTCCCCCGTCACGCCCATCGTCGACGCCGCGTACACGAACCCGCGGCTGGCGGCCACGGTCGAGGCGAGCCGCTCCGGGGTGGAGCTCGGCGCGACCAGGAACACCCGGTCCAGACCGTGCGCGTCGGCCGCGACGATCCAGTCCGCCGCCTCGTCCGGGATGAGGTCCGGCGTGATGAGCCCGGCACCGCCGGCCGCGGCCAGGTCGCGGGCGTACGCGTCGACGCCGTACCGCAGGACGAGGTTCCAGTAGGTCATCACGAGGACCGGGGCACCGGCCGACGCGATCTCCTCGACGACGCGCAGCGTGTCACGCACGCGCGTGCCGTTGGCCAGCGCGCGGTTCGCGGCGGCCTGGATGACCGGGCCGTCCATCACCGGGTCCGTGTAGGGCATGCCGAGCTCGACGACGTCCACACCGGCGTCGACCATGGTGCGGACCGCGCGCGCGGACCCCGGCACCGACGGGAAGCCGACCGGCAGGTAGCCGATCAGCGCCGCGCGCGGCGCCGGGCCGGAGGCGAGCTCGTCGATCCGCTCCGCGGTGGCCGACCGCACCTCCGTGACGCTCACAGCTGCTCCCCCTCGTCCGCCTTGACGACGGGCTCCGGCTCGAGGATCCCGAACCAGGCGGCGGCCGTCGCGACGTCCTTGTCCCCCCGGCCGGACAGGTTGACGAGGACGACCGGCGGCCGGTCACCGTCCGTCCACCCCTGGGCCTCGCGGCCGAGCTGGATGGCGCCGGCCAGCGCGTGCGCCGACTCGATCGCGGGGATGATGCCCTCGGTGCGGCACAGGAGCCGGAACGCCTCCATGGCCTCGTCGTCCGTGACCGGGCGGTACTGCGCCCGTCCGGTGTCGTGGAGCCACGCGTGCTCGGGGCCGACGCTCGGGTAGTCCAGCCCGGCGGAGACCGAGTGGCTCGGCAGCGTCTGCCCGTCCTCGTCCTGCAGCAGGTAGCTGCGCGCACCGTGCAGCACACCGGGTGCACCGCCGGAGAACCGCGCCGAGTGCCGGCCGGAGGAGATGCCGGCGCCGCCGGCCTCGAACCCGAACAGCCGCACCTGCGGGTCGTCGAGGAACGCGTTGAAGATGCCCATGGCGTTGGACCCGCCGCCCACGCACGCGACGACCGCGTCGGGCAGCGCTCCCGTCTCCTCGAGGATCTGCGCGCGCGCCTCCTCGCCGATGATCTTGTGGAAGTCGCGCACCATCTCGGGGAACGGGTGCGGACCCGTCACGGTGCCGAGCAGGTAGTGGGTCGAGTCGACGTTCGCCACCCAGTCGCGCAGCGCCTCGTTGATGGCGTCCTTGAGGGTGCGGGCGCCGATGGTCACCGGCACGACGGTGGCGCCGAGCAGCTCCATCCGG
This region includes:
- a CDS encoding glutamate synthase subunit beta produces the protein MADPRGFLKIRERELPPNRPVEVRLRDWKDVHAHLEEGQPFLKEQAGRCMDCGIPFCHNGCPLGNLIPEWNDLVWRGQWSDAIDRLHATNNFPEFTGRICPAPCESSCVLGINQPPVTIKNVEVSIIDEAFARGLVTPQVPQRLTGHTVAVVGSGPAGLAAAQQLTRAGHTVAVYERDDEIGGLLRYGVPDFKLEKIHIERRLEQMRAEGTRFRPGVEVGKDVTWVQLQARYDAIVLATGATVPRRLDVPGLELKGVHVAMDYLHQANALVAGKDVADPISAEGRHVVIIGGGDTGSDCLGTALRQGAASVTTLAIGKRPPSERPENQPWPTDPVLYEVSSSHEEGGERAYLASTVAFLGDDTGHVRALRLATTEYLPDGRRVPTPGTERDIPADLVLVAMGFTGPETEQLTQQIGVDVTRRGALARDEDFATNVPGVFVAGDAGRGQSLVVWAIAEGRAAAAAVDAYLSGTTELPAPVSASTVALRP
- the gltB gene encoding glutamate synthase large subunit, which gives rise to MSTSPESPGTAQAPTRHALYDPAAEHDACGFAFVATLRGTPGRDIVDAGLTALLNLDHRGAVGAEEDSGDGAGILTQIPDAFLRDVVDAELPAAGYYAIGMAFLPVDEAERARAVAAVESVAAEEKLEVLAWRDVVVTADLVGPTARASMPVFRQLVVADPSRELSGIALDRRAYRLRKRAEREHGVYFASLSARTITYKGMLTTGQLEPFFADLSDPRYASEIALVHSRFSTNTFPSWPLAQPFRMVAHNGEINTVRGNRNWMAAREGMLSSDLLGDLAPLLPVCTPGGSDSGSFDEVLELLHLSGRSLPHAVMMMIPEPWENHAQMDPATRAFFEYHSTLMEPWDGPAAMTFTDGTLIGAVQDRNGLRPGRYWVTEDGLVVCASEAGVLDIDPASIVAKGRLEPGLFFLVDTGQGRIVADVEVMAQLAAQRPYAQWVKENAVHLSQLPDRDHIAHSAASVRRRQRAFGYTEEELKILLSPMAAAGAEPLGAMGSDTPVAVLSKRPRLLFDYFTQMFAQVTNPPLDAIREELVTSIGGAIGPEPNLLADGPEHARKIMLPFPVIDNDQLAKIVHVAKQPSLGFRATTIRGLYRVDGGGAALEQRLEEIFAEVDRAVADGVSFLVLSDRNSDADLAPIPSLLLLSAVHHHTLRRHTRTQISLVVEAGDVREVHHVALLIGYGAAAVNPYLAMESVEDLARSGYLPGVSPEKAVTNLIKALGKGVLKVMSKMGISTIASYRGAQVFEAIGLSHALVDRYFTGTTSRLGGIGLDVIAAEVAARHADAYPASGNRQAHQRLAVGGEYQWRRGGEEHLFDPETVFRLQHSTRTRQMDVFREYTARVDAQSERLMTLRGLLRFKEGARPPVPVDEVEPVSEIVKRFNTGAMSYGSISAEAHETLAIAMNQLGGKSNTGEGGEDPDRLHDPRRRSAIKQIASGRFGVTSEYLTNADDIQIKLAQGAKPGEGGQLPGHKVYPWVARTRHSTPGVGLISPPPHHDIYSIEDLAQLIHDAKNANPSARIHTKLVSEFGVGTVAAGVAKAHSDVVLISGHDGGTGASPLTSLKHAGTPWEIGLAETQQTLVLNDLRDRVVVQVDGQLKTGRDVVVGALLGAEEFGFATAPLVVSGCVMMRVCHLDTCPVGVATQNPELRARFTGKPEFVVTFFEFIAQEVREHLAALGFRSIEEAVGRVEMLDARDAIDHWKAEGLDLSPVLAVPQPKPGSALSHTRAQDHGLERALDNQLIALAQDALERAEPVRIDLPVRNVNRTVGTMLGHEVTKRYGGAGLPEDTIDVTLTGSAGQSFGAFLPRGITLRLFGDANDYVGKGLSGGRVVVRPDRSSSLSSPHNVIAGNVIGYGATSGQILLRGLVGERFGVRNSGATLVVEGVGDHACEYMTGGTVLVLGPTGRNLGAGMSGGTAYVLDLNPELVNVEAVRSGELALDPLDDEDVALVMDLLRTYAEETGSLVAAQLLEEPDTTRARFTRLLPTEYARVRTALARAEADGLDPSAPGVWDKILEVARG
- the lgt gene encoding prolipoprotein diacylglyceryl transferase; the protein is MTVLPLSVPSPGQSVWHLGPFPLRAYAVAILLGIVVATVMTQRRWRARGGDPETVLDIVYWAVPFGIVGGRVYHVISSPDAYFGPGGDPWRAFAIWQGGLGIWGAVALGAVGAWIGCRRHGVRLAPFADAVAPGLLVAQGIGRLGNWFNQELFGGPTTLPWGLRIDDAHLPAGYDPGTLFHPTFLYEMLWNFGAAALLILLDRRLRLGHGRVFWLYVLLYTAGRLWIELLRIDPAETVLGLRLNVWTSILLGLVALVAFVVVGRRHPGRDTTLLLTPPTRQDDEANTPHGTR
- the trpA gene encoding tryptophan synthase subunit alpha; this encodes MSVTEVRSATAERIDELASGPAPRAALIGYLPVGFPSVPGSARAVRTMVDAGVDVVELGMPYTDPVMDGPVIQAAANRALANGTRVRDTLRVVEEIASAGAPVLVMTYWNLVLRYGVDAYARDLAAAGGAGLITPDLIPDEAADWIVAADAHGLDRVFLVAPSSTPERLASTVAASRGFVYAASTMGVTGERATVGERAEQLVADTRAAGAARVCVGLGVSRPEQAAQVAGYADGVIVGSALVRSLLDAPDEAAGLDALAGVVHGLAEGVRSAHRTPR
- the trpB gene encoding tryptophan synthase subunit beta — its product is MRDVLLGGGPLATHEGPYFGDFGGRFVPEALIAALDELETEYHKALADPAFSDELERLHRTYTGRPSPLTEVPRFARHVGDGVRVFLKREDLNHTGSHKINNVLGQALLVKRMGKRRVIAETGAGQHGVATATAAALLDLECTVYMGEEDTQRQALNVARMELLGATVVPVTIGARTLKDAINEALRDWVANVDSTHYLLGTVTGPHPFPEMVRDFHKIIGEEARAQILEETGALPDAVVACVGGGSNAMGIFNAFLDDPQVRLFGFEAGGAGISSGRHSARFSGGAPGVLHGARSYLLQDEDGQTLPSHSVSAGLDYPSVGPEHAWLHDTGRAQYRPVTDDEAMEAFRLLCRTEGIIPAIESAHALAGAIQLGREAQGWTDGDRPPVVLVNLSGRGDKDVATAAAWFGILEPEPVVKADEGEQL